The genome window CTTCCTGCGCTTGATCCACAAAGTTATAAACGCGAGATGCAGAAGAAAAATCTGTACAGCGTTATGGCGATAGCAACGGATTTTTTTCAATATAGTTTACGAGGTAGGGAAGGGGAACAGGCACGCCTTTATCTTAATGAGCGTGGTGTCACATCAGAACTTATAGAACGGTTTCGAATCGGTTTTGCACCAGCAAGGCGCACAGCTTTAAAGGAAGCTTTGAGTGCGCGCGGTATTTCAGTCAAAAATATGGAAGATTGCGGCCTCCTTGTATCAGGAGAAGGTATTGGCGTTCCTTATGATCGATTCAGAAACCGTATTATATTTCCTATTGATGATTTACAAGGACGTGTTGTAGCGTTTGGGGGAAGATCGTTAGATCAGGATACACAGGTAAAGTATCTGAATAGTTCAGAAACAGCACTTTTCCATAAAGGAGATATGCTATACAACGCTTCTTTTTTTCGTCGAAATTTTACGAAGGAAAAAAAGAAAGATCATCCTGTCCTTGTTGTTGAAGGTTATATGGACGTTATCGCCTTAACAAAGGCAGGTTTTGAAAAAGTAGTTGCTTCTTTGGGAACAGCACTTACAGATGCACAAATAACACTTTTATGGAAAATAGAACCTAATCCAGTTTTATGCTTTGATGGAGATGATGCGGGTTTAAGGGCTGCCTTCCGTGTTGTAGATCGTATATTATCTCTTCTAAAGGTGGGTTTTTCTGTGCGCTTTGTCATACTACCGCAGGGAAAAGATCCTGATGAAATTGTTCGTGCTGGTGGAGGGGATAATTTTGATTCTTATATACAAAAATCAATTTCTTTGATTGAATTTTTATGGCTACGTGCTACTTATGGGAAGAGCTTTGGAGCACCGGAAGCGCGAGCGGCACTAGAAAAAAACTTAAACAAGAAATTTTTTACAATTAAGGATGAAGCTCTACGTCGCTATTATTTGCAGGATATAAAAAAACGACTTTTTGATTTTTTTCATTCTGATTTTTTGAAAAGAAAAAATGGAAGTGGATATGATCGTAAATCTGAAAATGGTGTATCTGTAGGTAAGACTTTTTCTACTTTAGAAAATTCAGATATGGTGCGAAATTTTCCGCAATCCATTCCCTTGCGTGAGGCCGTTATCTTACTCACTTTAGCTCATTATCCTGACCTTTGGCATGAAAATTTTGAAATTCTTTCTGAATTAGAGTTAAAAAATTCTAGAGTGATGAGTTTTCACCAGTCTATGTTAGAAATTTTAGGAAATAAGCATATCCATGTTAATGGGGAAATGGTTATACTTTTAGAGAAGAAAGGACATAAGGCCATTTTAGAGCACATGAAAAATCTTGTGCATCGTATCGGTATGCGTGCTTTTTTCACAAGTGCTCCTATAGAAGATGCACGTTCTGTGTTAAAACAGGCGCTTTACTTGCATCTTCAAGAACACAACCTACATAAGAGGCTACAAGATATTGAAGAACAGTTTATGAATAATCCAAGCAGTGAGGTTTTTAATTTACTGCGTGAAGTAAAGATTGAATTAGAAAAAACACAGGCAACAGAAGCCTTAATTGAGGGGTTTGGGCGTTGGTTGGATAAATGAAGTAGATAAAGTTGGATCAACAGGATAAAATGATTCGCGTTTTTAACGCGAATCAGTCACCAACAGCGTGTTGTAGAGTGGCGGTTGAATTTTAGGAAAAGCGGGAAATTGGTTTTGCTGTATGCTGTGAATTATCTCAGGAAAGCTGAGAGCTATCAGGAGAATTTTTGTTTTCCATATGAAATAGGGATGTACAGAGATAATGAGAGTTTGCTTTAAAGGCATTGGATATTGTTGAGATTCTTAAGTGAGAGTATAAAAGAGCTGATCACTTGAATTATTATAGTGATCAAGTCGGAGTTAACGGCATGGCAACAAAGGTTAGACAGAAAGTTAATACAGAAGCAGTGGATGAGAAGAATTCGGACAGTCCTCCTCTTGATTTTTCTGATGATGCTATCAAGAAAATGGTGAAGCTTGCTCAAAGAAACGGTTATATCACAATGGATGAGCTAAACGCAGTTCTTCCTTCGGATTCTGTTACATCTGAGCAAATTGAAGATATATTGACCATGTTTTCTGAAATGGGAGTCAGTGTTGTTGATGATGAAGATGATATTGAATCTGAGCACTGTGAGGGGGAGATTACTGCAGAAGGGGGGAGTTTAGTAGAATCTGCTGGTCGTGAAGTTGCAACAATATCTAAACGGGAAGTAGCGGATAGAACGGATGATCCGGTGCGAATGTATCTGCGTGAGATGGGTGCTGTTGAACTTCTTTCACGTGAAGGGGAGATTGCCATTGCTAAACGCATTGAAGCAGGACGTGAAACGATGATTGCAGGACTTTGTGAAAGTCCTTTAACGTTTCAAGCTTTAGTTATTTGGCGTGAAGAACTGAAAGAGCAACGTATTCTTCTTCGTGAAATTATTGATCTTGAAATAACATATGCGGGACCAGAAGCTAAGCAAGCTCCCGTTATTGAGCGAGAGCGAATAGATAAAATAAAGGAAGAGATATCATCTTCTGCTCCACATGATAGGGACGGTATTGCAGGAGATGTAGGTGCTGAAGATGATGAGGACGATGAGGTTAATTTATCGTTCGCAGCAATGGAAAGTGAGTTGTGTCCTCAAGTAATGGAAACTTTGGATTTCATTGCGGAAACCTATGTGAAATTGAGGAAATTGCAAGATCAACATGTTGAGAATAGTTTAGCTGACCATAATGATGGGGCTCTTTCGTCTGCTCAAAAAAAGAAATCTGTTCAGTTGAAGGCGGATTTGGTTCAGGCGGTGAAGTCTCTTTCTTTGAATCAGAATCGTATAGAATCTTTGGTTGAGCAGCTTTATAGTATCAATAAGAGGCTTGTTCATAACGAAGGTAAACTAAAACGGATTGCCAGTAATTACGGGATTGGGCATGATAGTTTTTTGAAAGAGTATCAAGGGCGTGAGTTAGATTCAGATTGGATCGATTATATTTCTGCTTTGCCAGAAAATGGTTGGAAGGAGTTTGCACTACGTGAAGCTGAAATGATTCATGATTTGCGTAGCGAAATACAAAATCTTGCACAGGAAACAGCTATTTCTATAGGAGAATTTCGTCGGATTGTTATGCAAGTGCAAAAGGGTGAGCGTGAAGCAACGATTGCCAAGAAAGAAATGGTAGAGGCTAATTTACGCCTTGTGATTTCAATTGCAAAAAAATACACTAGCCGTGGTTTGCAGTTCCTTGATCTTATTCAAGAGGGCAACATCGGTTTAATGAAGGCCGTTGATAAATTTGAATATCGACGTGGCTACAAGTTTTCGACTTATGCTACCTGGTGGATTCGTCAGGCGATTACACGTTCAATTGCCGATCAAGCGCGTACTATTCGTATTCCTGTTCATATGATTGAGACCATTAATAAGATCGTTCGCACATCACGTCAAATTTTACATGAGATTGGGCGTGAGCCTACACCAGAGGAATTGTCAAGCAAGCTTTCGATGCCTTTGGAGAAAGTGCAGAAAGTTTTAAAAATTGCAAAAGAGCCGATTTCTCTCGAAACTCCTGTTGGAGATGAAGACGATTCTCATTTAGGTGATTTTATCGAAGATAGGAATGTGCTACTACCGATTGATGCGGCTATTCAGGCTAATTTACGTGACACAACAACACGTGTTCTTTCTTCGTTAACACCACGTGAAGAACGCGTTTTACGAATGCGTTTTGGTATTGGAATGAATACTGATCATACATTAGAGGAAGTTGGTCAGCAATTTTCAGTAACACGTGAACGTATTCGCCAAATTGAGGCAAAAGCACTTCGTAAATTGAAACATCCTAGTCGTTCGCGTAAATTGCGGAGCTTCCTTGATTCCTGATAAAATAGCATTTTTTGGGGGGCGT of Bartonella ancashensis contains these proteins:
- the dnaG gene encoding DNA primase, coding for MRFLPSFLNEIRAKLPISTIIGQRVTFDPQKSKPSRGDFWCCCPFHSEKTPSFHCDDRQGYYYCFGCGVKGDIFNFLCELDGLQFSEAVKYLANLAGMKLPALDPQSYKREMQKKNLYSVMAIATDFFQYSLRGREGEQARLYLNERGVTSELIERFRIGFAPARRTALKEALSARGISVKNMEDCGLLVSGEGIGVPYDRFRNRIIFPIDDLQGRVVAFGGRSLDQDTQVKYLNSSETALFHKGDMLYNASFFRRNFTKEKKKDHPVLVVEGYMDVIALTKAGFEKVVASLGTALTDAQITLLWKIEPNPVLCFDGDDAGLRAAFRVVDRILSLLKVGFSVRFVILPQGKDPDEIVRAGGGDNFDSYIQKSISLIEFLWLRATYGKSFGAPEARAALEKNLNKKFFTIKDEALRRYYLQDIKKRLFDFFHSDFLKRKNGSGYDRKSENGVSVGKTFSTLENSDMVRNFPQSIPLREAVILLTLAHYPDLWHENFEILSELELKNSRVMSFHQSMLEILGNKHIHVNGEMVILLEKKGHKAILEHMKNLVHRIGMRAFFTSAPIEDARSVLKQALYLHLQEHNLHKRLQDIEEQFMNNPSSEVFNLLREVKIELEKTQATEALIEGFGRWLDK
- the rpoD gene encoding RNA polymerase sigma factor RpoD; translated protein: MATKVRQKVNTEAVDEKNSDSPPLDFSDDAIKKMVKLAQRNGYITMDELNAVLPSDSVTSEQIEDILTMFSEMGVSVVDDEDDIESEHCEGEITAEGGSLVESAGREVATISKREVADRTDDPVRMYLREMGAVELLSREGEIAIAKRIEAGRETMIAGLCESPLTFQALVIWREELKEQRILLREIIDLEITYAGPEAKQAPVIERERIDKIKEEISSSAPHDRDGIAGDVGAEDDEDDEVNLSFAAMESELCPQVMETLDFIAETYVKLRKLQDQHVENSLADHNDGALSSAQKKKSVQLKADLVQAVKSLSLNQNRIESLVEQLYSINKRLVHNEGKLKRIASNYGIGHDSFLKEYQGRELDSDWIDYISALPENGWKEFALREAEMIHDLRSEIQNLAQETAISIGEFRRIVMQVQKGEREATIAKKEMVEANLRLVISIAKKYTSRGLQFLDLIQEGNIGLMKAVDKFEYRRGYKFSTYATWWIRQAITRSIADQARTIRIPVHMIETINKIVRTSRQILHEIGREPTPEELSSKLSMPLEKVQKVLKIAKEPISLETPVGDEDDSHLGDFIEDRNVLLPIDAAIQANLRDTTTRVLSSLTPREERVLRMRFGIGMNTDHTLEEVGQQFSVTRERIRQIEAKALRKLKHPSRSRKLRSFLDS